Proteins from a genomic interval of Arthrobacter sp. CAN_C5:
- a CDS encoding ROK family protein: MTDHPATTADPAPAPATDLVLAIDVGGTDLKSALADPDGTLLDIRRTPTPAPSCIPGESIVERAAELLADYRAAWPAHRIGAIGLIAPGLVDEVNGVGIYSANLGWRDFPFAQRLQEATGLPVTYAHDVGAAGDAEMRFGAARGFADVVVVIIGTGIAGAVFCGGVRVQAGGYAGELGHARVPGGLACTCGVHGCLETLGSAGAIARRYADQSNQSVTGAQDVFEAAAAGDPAAQQVIDDAVAALAFSISQLVAILGTEAVVIGGGLAQAGEALFGPLRRELEGNLSFHRRPVLLAARMGQDAGLIGAALRARSLLDAP; this comes from the coding sequence ATGACCGACCACCCGGCGACGACGGCGGACCCGGCGCCAGCGCCCGCGACGGACCTGGTGCTGGCCATCGACGTGGGCGGCACCGACCTGAAGTCGGCCCTCGCCGACCCGGACGGGACTCTCCTCGACATCCGGCGTACCCCCACCCCCGCTCCCTCCTGCATCCCCGGGGAAAGCATCGTGGAGCGCGCGGCCGAGCTACTCGCCGACTACCGCGCCGCCTGGCCGGCCCACCGCATCGGCGCCATCGGCCTGATCGCCCCCGGGCTGGTCGACGAAGTCAATGGCGTCGGGATCTACTCGGCGAACCTCGGCTGGCGTGACTTCCCGTTTGCCCAGCGACTTCAGGAGGCCACGGGCCTCCCCGTCACCTACGCGCACGACGTCGGCGCCGCCGGCGACGCCGAGATGCGCTTCGGTGCGGCCCGCGGGTTCGCCGACGTCGTCGTCGTGATCATTGGGACGGGGATCGCCGGCGCGGTGTTCTGCGGTGGCGTGCGCGTGCAGGCCGGCGGATATGCCGGAGAGCTGGGGCATGCCCGGGTGCCCGGTGGGCTGGCGTGCACCTGCGGTGTGCACGGGTGCCTGGAAACCCTGGGCTCGGCGGGAGCGATCGCCCGCCGCTATGCCGATCAGAGCAACCAGTCGGTCACCGGTGCGCAGGACGTGTTCGAGGCCGCGGCCGCGGGGGACCCGGCCGCCCAACAGGTGATTGACGACGCCGTCGCCGCGCTGGCCTTCAGCATCAGCCAGCTCGTCGCGATTCTCGGCACCGAGGCAGTGGTGATCGGCGGCGGACTGGCCCAGGCCGGTGAGGCGCTATTCGGCCCACTGCGCCGGGAGCTTGAGGGGAACCTTTCCTTCCATCGTCGTCCGGTCCTCCTGGCGGCACGGATGGGCCAGGACGCCGGCCTAATCGGCGCGGCGCTGCGCGCCCGCAGCCTCCTGGACGCGCCATGA
- a CDS encoding SIS domain-containing protein, whose protein sequence is MPHSAPQVPESAGTHMDRELHSQPAVWRQAIEQAAAEHLLPADGERVAVIGCGTSWFMAQSYAAAREGAGKGLTDAFAASEAAVVAGRGYDAVVAISRSGTTTEVLELMTELKGTLRIIAVIGDTSSPAIGLADAVVALPYADEESVVQTRFATAALAYLLASLGIDLGEAVTDATAALELDISPEMLDAEQFTFLGTGWTVGLAHEAGLKMREGVQGWTESYPAKEYRHGPISIAAPGRVVWLFGDDVVGLAEDVAPTGADYINTGRHPLADLALIHKITLARARARGLDPDLPRNLTRSVILDS, encoded by the coding sequence ATGCCCCACTCCGCCCCCCAGGTTCCCGAATCCGCAGGGACGCACATGGATCGCGAGCTCCACTCCCAGCCCGCCGTCTGGCGTCAAGCCATTGAGCAGGCAGCCGCTGAGCACCTTCTTCCCGCCGACGGCGAAAGGGTCGCTGTGATCGGCTGCGGCACGTCCTGGTTCATGGCACAAAGCTATGCCGCCGCCAGGGAAGGTGCAGGCAAAGGTCTGACCGATGCGTTTGCAGCCTCCGAGGCGGCAGTGGTGGCTGGCCGCGGCTACGACGCCGTCGTCGCCATCTCCCGATCCGGCACCACCACCGAGGTGCTCGAACTCATGACGGAGCTCAAGGGGACCCTCCGGATCATCGCCGTCATCGGCGATACCAGCTCCCCGGCCATCGGGCTCGCCGACGCCGTCGTCGCCCTGCCCTACGCGGATGAGGAGTCGGTGGTCCAGACCCGCTTTGCCACCGCCGCACTCGCTTACCTTCTGGCGTCACTGGGAATCGACCTGGGCGAAGCGGTCACCGATGCGACCGCAGCACTTGAGCTGGACATCAGCCCCGAGATGCTCGACGCCGAGCAATTCACCTTCCTGGGGACCGGCTGGACCGTGGGGCTTGCCCACGAGGCCGGGCTGAAGATGCGTGAGGGCGTGCAGGGCTGGACCGAGTCCTACCCCGCAAAGGAGTACCGCCACGGGCCCATCTCGATCGCCGCCCCCGGCCGGGTGGTGTGGTTGTTCGGAGACGACGTCGTTGGGCTGGCCGAGGACGTCGCACCCACCGGCGCGGACTACATCAACACCGGGCGCCACCCGCTCGCCGACCTGGCCCTGATCCACAAGATCACCCTCGCCCGGGCCCGCGCCCGTGGGCTGGACCCGGACCTGCCCCGTAACCTGACCCGCTCAGTGATCCTGGACTCCTAG
- a CDS encoding extracellular solute-binding protein gives MKKSIRTGMVASVAVAGLMLSSCGFGGGDSGGDAEGSTSLDLLVPSYSDNSRALWEGVIEEFEAANEDISVNLQVESWENLESVLNTQIQAGEAPDIYNGGAFAAFAEEGLLYPAEEIASPETLEDFQESFAVNEEFDGTQYALPLLASARALFYNEDLFEEAGVDGAPTTWDELYDAADAITETGTPGYGMPLGSEEAQGEALIWMAGNGGGFGDESEITVDTPENLEAVEFMKRMIDDGLTQSDPGATQRTPMINVFIQGQIGMVYGLPQTVGQIEAENPDLNYGLANIPTASGEPATLGVADRLMSFENDGDKAEAVTAFMDFFFAEDNYVEWVSAEGFLPTTISGAEQMSGDETLAPFLDMLPSAVFYPTSNPAWNATDGAFKSLFGQLGQGMEPAEVLEQIQAEADAAAE, from the coding sequence ATGAAGAAATCAATTCGTACCGGGATGGTCGCCAGTGTGGCGGTCGCCGGACTTATGCTCAGCTCCTGCGGCTTCGGTGGCGGAGACAGCGGTGGTGATGCGGAGGGCAGCACCTCCCTGGACCTACTGGTACCCAGCTATTCCGATAACAGCAGGGCTCTATGGGAAGGCGTCATCGAGGAGTTCGAGGCCGCCAACGAGGACATCTCAGTCAACCTTCAGGTCGAATCGTGGGAGAACCTTGAGTCGGTCCTGAACACTCAGATCCAGGCCGGCGAGGCACCGGACATCTACAACGGTGGCGCTTTTGCAGCCTTCGCCGAGGAAGGGCTGCTCTACCCGGCCGAGGAAATCGCCTCACCCGAAACTCTCGAAGATTTCCAGGAGTCCTTTGCGGTCAACGAGGAGTTTGACGGGACCCAGTACGCTCTGCCGTTGCTGGCGTCCGCACGGGCCCTGTTCTACAACGAGGACCTGTTCGAAGAAGCCGGCGTTGACGGTGCACCCACCACCTGGGATGAACTCTACGATGCCGCTGACGCTATCACCGAGACCGGAACCCCCGGTTACGGCATGCCACTCGGCTCCGAGGAAGCCCAGGGTGAAGCGCTGATCTGGATGGCTGGCAACGGCGGCGGATTCGGCGATGAAAGCGAGATCACCGTTGATACGCCTGAAAACCTCGAGGCAGTCGAGTTCATGAAACGCATGATTGACGACGGACTGACCCAGTCCGATCCGGGAGCCACCCAGCGCACCCCGATGATCAACGTGTTCATTCAGGGCCAGATTGGAATGGTTTACGGTCTGCCACAGACCGTCGGACAAATCGAAGCCGAGAACCCTGACCTGAACTACGGTTTGGCGAACATCCCCACCGCGTCGGGCGAACCGGCCACACTGGGTGTCGCAGACCGGCTGATGTCGTTCGAGAACGACGGCGATAAGGCCGAGGCCGTGACCGCGTTCATGGACTTCTTCTTCGCCGAGGACAACTACGTCGAATGGGTCAGCGCCGAAGGGTTCCTGCCGACCACCATTTCCGGTGCCGAGCAGATGTCCGGCGATGAAACCCTGGCGCCGTTCCTGGACATGCTGCCAAGTGCAGTGTTCTACCCGACCTCCAACCCGGCCTGGAACGCCACCGATGGCGCATTCAAGAGCCTGTTCGGCCAGTTGGGCCAGGGGATGGAACCAGCGGAAGTACTCGAGCAGATTCAAGCGGAAGCTGACGCAGCAGCCGAGTAG
- a CDS encoding carbohydrate ABC transporter permease has product MSAQPVLAGPAASPGRKRRRQNSDGLPAALPWIGPVLLLIFAIVIFPAGFMIYNSTREISRSGIDQGSAGFANFADVFSDPNLPRVLLNTVVWVVVVVSLTVLLSLILAQFLNKPFPGRTLVRMAVVVPWAASVVMTTTVFYYGLDSNYGIMNAFLVDIGILDSPYGFTKNVLPALGVAIIVAVFVSIPFTAYTLLAGLQSVPEDALEAAKMDGAGPIRTYFSIVLPQLRGALAVAVLINIINVFNNLPILRIITGSIPGYQADTLMTYIFKVLQFDRRVDIASALSVVNFAIVIVIVAAYVKIVKPMKEV; this is encoded by the coding sequence ATGAGCGCACAGCCCGTGCTGGCCGGCCCGGCCGCGTCCCCCGGACGCAAACGCCGCCGCCAGAACTCCGACGGTCTTCCTGCCGCCCTCCCCTGGATTGGGCCGGTACTGCTTCTGATCTTCGCGATCGTGATCTTCCCGGCCGGGTTCATGATCTACAACTCCACCCGGGAAATCAGCCGGAGCGGGATCGACCAGGGGTCCGCGGGGTTCGCCAACTTCGCTGATGTGTTCTCTGATCCCAATCTGCCGCGCGTGCTGCTGAACACAGTGGTCTGGGTGGTGGTGGTGGTATCGCTGACAGTGCTCCTCTCACTGATCCTGGCCCAGTTTCTGAACAAACCCTTCCCCGGCCGCACCCTCGTCCGGATGGCAGTGGTTGTTCCCTGGGCGGCCAGCGTGGTGATGACCACCACCGTTTTCTATTACGGCCTCGACAGCAACTACGGGATCATGAACGCCTTCCTGGTGGACATCGGGATCCTCGACTCGCCGTATGGGTTCACCAAGAACGTCCTTCCGGCCCTCGGAGTGGCGATCATTGTGGCAGTGTTCGTATCGATCCCGTTTACTGCCTATACGTTGCTCGCTGGCTTGCAGTCAGTTCCGGAGGACGCCCTCGAGGCAGCCAAGATGGACGGGGCCGGGCCTATCCGCACCTACTTCAGCATTGTGCTGCCCCAGCTTCGGGGGGCTCTTGCCGTGGCCGTCTTGATCAACATCATCAACGTATTCAACAACCTCCCGATCCTCAGGATTATCACTGGATCGATCCCTGGGTATCAGGCGGATACCCTCATGACCTACATCTTCAAGGTGCTGCAGTTTGATCGACGGGTGGACATTGCCAGTGCCCTCAGCGTGGTCAACTTCGCCATCGTCATCGTGATCGTTGCGGCGTACGTGAAAATCGTCAAGCCGATGAAGGAGGTCTAG
- a CDS encoding carbohydrate ABC transporter permease yields the protein MSTTTLNESERSALPPVKARQKRYGADQVSGRKMGLRMVIGAIVALVFLLPYGIMLVGSLKTRSEILSVPPAYFPTEGLQWSNYATMWGTPETPLPYNLISTIIIAVFATLLVLLVATPAAYYTARFRFPGKTVFLFLVIVTQMLQPAVLTAGLFREMLLLGINDTWLAMILINAAFNLSFALWIMHSFFAAIPKEIDEAAQLDGAGKLTVMFRVNLPLVWPGIVTAVIFTFVSSWNEFAASLVIMSTAENQPLSVALTKFIGQYATSWQYVFGISIVAIIPVIILFALIEKRLIGGLTAGAVK from the coding sequence ATGTCGACGACCACGCTCAACGAATCGGAACGCTCAGCACTGCCCCCAGTGAAAGCACGGCAGAAACGGTACGGCGCCGATCAGGTCTCCGGCCGCAAAATGGGTCTCCGGATGGTGATCGGCGCCATCGTCGCGCTCGTGTTCCTGCTGCCCTACGGCATCATGCTGGTGGGCTCCCTGAAGACCCGGTCAGAAATCCTTTCTGTGCCACCCGCCTACTTCCCCACCGAGGGCCTGCAATGGAGCAACTATGCAACCATGTGGGGCACCCCCGAAACGCCGTTGCCCTACAACCTGATCTCCACGATCATCATTGCGGTGTTTGCGACCCTCCTCGTCCTTCTGGTGGCAACCCCCGCGGCGTACTACACGGCCAGGTTCCGCTTCCCGGGAAAGACTGTGTTCTTGTTCCTGGTCATCGTCACCCAGATGCTGCAGCCAGCGGTGCTGACCGCCGGCCTGTTTCGTGAAATGTTGCTCTTGGGGATCAACGACACCTGGCTGGCCATGATCCTGATCAACGCGGCCTTCAACCTCTCCTTCGCCCTCTGGATCATGCACAGCTTCTTCGCGGCGATCCCGAAGGAAATCGATGAGGCGGCGCAGCTGGACGGCGCAGGAAAGCTCACGGTGATGTTCCGCGTGAACCTGCCGCTGGTCTGGCCGGGCATCGTCACCGCCGTCATCTTCACCTTTGTATCGTCCTGGAACGAGTTCGCGGCTTCCCTGGTGATCATGTCGACCGCGGAGAATCAGCCGCTATCGGTGGCACTGACCAAGTTCATCGGTCAGTATGCCACCTCGTGGCAGTACGTGTTTGGTATTTCAATTGTTGCTATCATTCCGGTGATCATCCTGTTCGCGCTGATCGAGAAGCGCCTGATCGGTGGCCTCACCGCAGGAGCAGTGAAGTAG
- a CDS encoding glyoxalase superfamily protein has translation MDWKIEVVPIPVTDVDRAKAFYVDQVGFIADQDHQVDENVRFVQLTPPGSACSLVMGTGLTEMAPGTQKGVMIVVPNADDALRHLADNGVSARGVEEMEWGRFVYFADPDGNEWTLQELPNYS, from the coding sequence ATGGACTGGAAGATTGAGGTTGTTCCGATCCCCGTCACTGATGTTGACCGGGCCAAAGCCTTTTACGTTGACCAGGTGGGCTTCATTGCCGACCAGGACCATCAGGTCGACGAGAACGTCAGATTCGTCCAGCTCACCCCACCGGGATCCGCCTGCTCGTTGGTGATGGGGACCGGCCTGACCGAGATGGCTCCGGGGACACAAAAGGGGGTCATGATCGTGGTCCCCAACGCCGACGACGCCCTCAGACACCTCGCGGACAACGGCGTATCTGCGCGCGGTGTCGAGGAAATGGAGTGGGGCCGGTTCGTCTACTTCGCCGACCCCGACGGCAACGAGTGGACTCTCCAGGAACTGCCGAACTACTCCTGA
- a CDS encoding amidohydrolase family protein yields the protein MSIVITNIGELSTQDRELTVLRDAAVVFEGERISWIGAAADAPAADDRIDAQGRAGLPGWVDSHTHLVFAGDRTAEFEARMAGEDYAAGGIAVTTDATRAASDDDLTRLVLGRVAEANAGGTTYLETKTGYGLDVEHEARSARIAAGVVDEVTYLGAHLVPTGIDPDDYVRLVCGPMLDAVRPYVSWADVFCERGAFTAGQSREILAACREAGLGLRVHGNQLGHGEGVQLAVEFGAASVDHVNYLNEADIAALAGTWSGYDDGSGPRGTVAGCLPACDLSTRQPLAPGRALLDAGVQIALASNCNPGTSYTTSMAYCVTTAVLQMGLSVHEAVRAATFGGALALHRETGADDDGARAVGSLAVGHRADLQLLSAPSVTHLAYRPGVPLTHAVWKRGARIV from the coding sequence ATGAGCATCGTGATCACCAACATCGGTGAACTCTCCACCCAGGACCGTGAGCTCACGGTCCTCAGGGACGCCGCAGTGGTGTTCGAAGGGGAACGAATCAGCTGGATTGGCGCGGCGGCCGATGCGCCAGCCGCCGATGACAGGATCGACGCGCAGGGGCGTGCAGGGCTCCCGGGCTGGGTGGACAGTCACACCCATCTGGTCTTCGCAGGGGACCGCACCGCCGAATTCGAGGCACGGATGGCGGGCGAAGACTACGCCGCCGGCGGCATCGCCGTCACCACCGACGCCACCCGGGCCGCATCGGATGATGACCTCACCCGGCTGGTCCTCGGCCGGGTCGCCGAAGCCAACGCGGGCGGCACCACCTACCTGGAAACCAAGACCGGGTACGGGCTCGACGTCGAGCATGAGGCCCGCAGCGCCCGCATCGCCGCGGGCGTCGTCGATGAGGTGACCTACCTCGGCGCCCACCTCGTCCCCACCGGGATCGACCCGGATGACTATGTGCGCCTGGTCTGCGGTCCGATGCTCGACGCCGTCCGCCCCTACGTCAGCTGGGCCGACGTGTTCTGCGAGCGTGGTGCCTTCACCGCCGGACAGTCCCGCGAGATCCTCGCCGCCTGCCGGGAGGCGGGGCTGGGCCTTCGGGTCCACGGGAACCAGTTGGGCCACGGCGAGGGTGTGCAGCTCGCCGTCGAGTTCGGCGCCGCCAGCGTGGACCACGTGAACTACCTCAACGAGGCCGACATCGCCGCGCTTGCCGGTACCTGGTCCGGGTACGACGACGGCTCCGGACCCCGGGGGACGGTGGCCGGCTGCCTACCCGCCTGCGACCTGTCCACCCGCCAGCCCCTGGCGCCCGGGCGCGCGTTGCTGGATGCCGGCGTCCAGATCGCGTTGGCCTCCAACTGCAATCCCGGCACCTCCTACACCACATCGATGGCCTACTGCGTGACCACCGCCGTCCTGCAGATGGGGCTCAGCGTCCACGAGGCCGTCCGCGCCGCCACTTTCGGGGGCGCGCTGGCTCTCCACCGGGAAACCGGGGCCGACGACGACGGCGCCCGCGCGGTCGGATCCCTCGCCGTCGGGCATCGGGCCGACCTGCAACTGCTCAGCGCCCCATCGGTCACCCATCTGGCCTACCGCCCGGGAGTGCCCCTGACCCACGCCGTCTGGAAACGGGGCGCCCGGATCGTCTGA